The DNA sequence TTCAAGAATTCAATTTCGAAAGAAGCTTGGAGGCTGGCTTACTTTGAAGTTTTGACATCTTGTATCTAGTGCAAGTATTAGCTATTTCTTCTTTTATGGTAGAAATTTCTGCAAACTGATGAACCTCAGCATTGGTTATGGGCCAGGGAACTTTggtaattgtttttaatatgaCGATTTGTGAGCGTTGCATGTTTTCAATGTTGGAATGGCTGGAGCTCCCCTATAGTTGAACCCCCAAACCATAAGTTCAAATGAGTTTAATGGCCACCTTGTACATGagtaatttattatctattgacAGGTTTGATTTCCTTTTCAGTAATGAGTCACatgaactaaattttaaaagatatgtCATACATACTTGGGCTGGCACCAGTAAggatggtggtggtggtggtggaggTACTGCAGGGTACACAAGTGTAGGCTCGTATGGTGCCATAATCGAAGGACTGGGTTCTGGTGGGGCCTGCATTGGAGCCACCCGTTCTAGACGGGCTTGCACGGCATCCCATGTGCCAGATCCGATCACTGCACGTCCAGTGCCTCCTGATATCTCAGCTTCAAAccttgtaaaataataaaatatttattttcatcattaaattactttaaattatttgcTTCATTTTGCCTTATTATGTGAGTGTATTATGTGTTTCACCTTATTATGTGactcaaaataaaatgtttgagACTAATAATATGGGGAAGACCTGATCGCCCAGTACATACTTGGCGACGCACCATAGAGAGCGATATGAGGACTGCCGGGTTGATCTGATGTTAAAGAGAAAGCACAAGACAGGGTGAAGTGGAAACAACTTGTGAGGGTCCTATATACCAGCAGAGTATTCTATGattacaataataacaatataaagataaacCAAGATCAACAAAGCTATTCATTTCACTGATATGCCAATTTACTACCTGTAAGCAGCATCATTGACATTTGGTATGTGTACTAGAACAAGAAATATTGTGATgtgtaaaacaaaaatactaacACTATTGGTCATTTTTTCTTGGTTAATCAATAAGGATCACACCATTATACCTATATCAGAAACCAAGCTTACTTCTTCATTTTTacgtaatgaattttttttaatgaatgagggattactggtggcccagagacctttccagtttaacAAGAGGCGAGAAGCGAGataaggctcagccaggagggatgggatatGCTAACAGCTACCAGAGTGCCtccaaatgaatctactaccagaatCACAGGCTGATACATGGGTTACAACAAAATGTATCAAATTATTGACACTAATTAATTACTGTGTTACCAACCATAAGAGGATTTGCATGAAGCTGACTAGCACTCACAACTATGTACTCCAAATAAAACCACAACATGAACCAATATGAAAAGTAAACTCTCAAGAACACAGATGAGTGAAAATGTTATGAATTTTATCATCTCCGTAATATCATTATgtcattaatttagttttaagatGTATTTATGCTCATAGAGTGAATATAGTCTAGCATTACTGTTCAACATCATCAATACATTTCAGTTTATTCAATTGCTGGTTAGCAGATATTTACAATtaaagctatttcagtttcattaAGCATATctcttttaagttttttttatttaatagaaaaGATTGTAGATGAATGACCATTGTTGTTCTGGTTTGTGCAAATAATAGCCAAATCTTACAGATATTTAAAGCATTGGCGGAACCATGTGAAAATATAATAAGCACTTACGAAATGAGCGAGGTATCAAATAATGGTATTTATAGGAGGAATAGTATTTTAGCTATTTCCCAGCTTTTGAACAACTTGAATTGTATgactaactagcgacccgccctcgcttcgcttcggaaacattaaaacacacatgaaatcaaaaaaataaaataaaaaaaatttaaaaaaaagtagcctatgttcatcagggacaatgtcggcttctaatggaaaaataatttttcaaatcggtccagtagtttcggagcctattcgaaacaaacaaacaaacaaatctttcctctttataatattagtatagattaaaaacgTAAACTAAACAAACATGATAATTACATACCTGGACATCTCATCTTGCATCTGTTGAAACTTTGAGGATTCTTCCATGATGAAGCGCCAACCTTAACCTTAAAGAATTCCAAAAGATTTACGCACTAATATTAGATAATTTTGGAACCACTATATGTCGCTTGTTAAAATACATACACATTCGCGCATCATGAATGACGTTCGGGTTTCGTTGTAGAAGTTAACGCTAATAGCTATAATTATTTCTTTGTAGACCAAAACTTGCGAGTTGCGTTGACTAACTAACGTCAAGTAACGTCGTTCCTAACGCAAAATCATAGACAAAACACctaatcatagattatacacttaatatatttggcACCTAATCACCTAAAATTTATGACACAAAACGAATTTGATACTTTGACACAGACTATTaggttttaagggattttatgacctggtaactgaggcCTTTAAGTAATGTcttagtttaatttatattcatatttttatgaaaaatgatattatggagtgaaatgaaatgcagatgattaatttgaaacattaatcaactgggatgaaattaaatgaaatgaattgagatgatatgggatgaaattactaagattttttcagtggactttttggaggatcccgagaagttacgtccagcggctttgtttcattttaccacatttgtgcactttcacagatattaaacagttaataaaccaccattattacacatttaaactcgaagaaacactaaatagacaaataaaacaaatcttaatacttcacacctcgcgttcccgccaaaaagtccagagTTCCAGATTCCAGACTATtatttgtataatctatgacacAGACTAACTACAGAAAGCTGCACagataaaaagattttttttgaaaGAAATTGACTTAGTTTAATCATGGTCTTATTTTGTATATTCAGTATActgaatatataaaataataaatattaagaacATTACCATGATAATTTATATGAATGAAACTGATGCCATGTGACTTGCTACTTAGTAATACTATGATTATAACCAGACCAAGATAGTAAAAAATTAGTAACATTGTATCCATGTTTTATTCTTAACGCCTACaaaaagtttaagtaatagGAAATCTGGAAATAGAAAATTAAGATGTAAGAATTACAACAACAATTTGAATACACCACAGCAATAATCGCCCAATTCAACTCTTAATGGTTGCGGTTCAATGTTGAAAAATAGGAGCATGGATAATTAAACACAAGAtgaacaatttaaatattatataagaatGTCCTATATTGAGACAGCGAGTTGTCGGCAGGCGCGGTTAACGCTAGCCCGACCGAGTGCCCCGGGTCCAATACCCGAATCTCCAAGAGTTCCGATATCAGAATCCGGAACTCACGGCCACACAACCACGGTTGCCGCACCTCCACAAAACACGCTGGTAAATACTTCATATTGATTGTTACGCAAAATTATTATACcatcaaaataaataactaaactctTATGTTCTTTAACTTTAGATTGAGTTTTAGTTAAGTTTAACTCACTCAGAAACATCGGAACTTGAAGAGTTGTATCGTATAAattcttttaattattcaatttagtATTGATTTTAGTTCGAACAATAATGGTGACCATTGAACAATTAATAATGGTAATAGATAATGATAATGGTttagtatttgtgaaagtgcacaggTGTGggaaaattatacaatttcgGTGCACATAGCATACATCCCGATGTATCATGAACCGAAATTGTATCATGAACCCGTTCAtctaaaaaatcaataaactcTTAGTAAATTCTTCTAATTTTActgagaatattttttatttcgacatcaatttcatttacttttattttcacACAACCAACATGACTTCAGATGACTTCGGTCTTTGCTATGGTTGTATGAGTTTCTTTTCCTTTGCTTTACCGATAGACAAAGCACACAAACCTATCGACAAAACAAAGTCAAAACTGTCAGAGGAgtcattttaattcattttatggtctaataaatttgattaaattcactgaatgaaataaattacaaattaataattatgccAGACTGTTTAGTTTTGTCTATGATTGTGTAATTGTGTTAGTggtttaaaaactttaaataggGATTAAAGTCATATGTACCTACTttaccaaaataaaatttagcagTTAGTAGACTATACCTATCTACATTTTAATGCTTAGGGTTAACTTTGTTCTTACATAAAGTTAAAGCCAAACTTTCTATAGAATCTTACGAAAATGATTGACAAAAACAACAGAACCTTGTGGTGCGGTAATCTTCCAGAACAAATAACAGAAGAATTGCTTTACGAATTGTTCTTGCAGGTATGCCTTTAATCTAATGTATTGGCATTAATATTTACGTACTACAAgtctaaaagttaattatttcGCTTGCAGGCTGGTCCATTGGAGAAAGTGAGGATAGCTAAGGACCGCGATGGCCGTCAACGCAATTTCGCTTTTATAACCTTCTGTCACGAAGTATCGGTGCCATATGCGATATTACTCTTCCGCGGGACAACTTTGTTTAACAGAACTATTTCTCTACAATGCCGGAGTCGCATGGCAATATTACCGCCTCCTTTAAGATGTTACGGGCCAGAATTTCAAAATCACCCTCCTGAG is a window from the Bombyx mori chromosome 12, ASM3026992v2 genome containing:
- the LOC101738485 gene encoding RNA-binding protein 7 codes for the protein MIDKNNRTLWCGNLPEQITEELLYELFLQAGPLEKVRIAKDRDGRQRNFAFITFCHEVSVPYAILLFRGTTLFNRTISLQCRSRMAILPPPLRCYGPEFQNHPPETYLVEPPPNIAQQFAHMTNNLMEEEVNFVHSPNNFNDLSIASLQGNWSHRHHPYPTQEYYSRDNFRPRESEHYNRSKHSNNWRDRKSKRNGNHRRD